The Caloenas nicobarica isolate bCalNic1 chromosome Z, bCalNic1.hap1, whole genome shotgun sequence genome has a segment encoding these proteins:
- the GLMN gene encoding glomulin isoform X2, with product MAVDELQAIVQRCQILEEADFKGEDFNLFQVAGQKCLEDGYAAQLLEVIQNEKNKVIIKNMGWNLISPLVRCIFMYKQEDDKREHCLKILDQLAQLCNPKELVLSLLEQIEQTSGEQVCQTVMLLLQPLQTVLLKLQNKKAYSVGLSLAMIMNQLTPLPVPYTKQQIEEDKLGLCQCCNAVVDFAKPFVSELVKNMEKSSEYNDMELKEELLKFCMKSLKYPLLTAQLEQLEGIAEHPFRHFAAKIIDVLWDIRELIPLVFLRRKDKSLHWENQEFAEMEQKNSADSLACLSYLIFVQHFGIHCFPMVFSPSYLLQCNMTHIGVLLKRTEESMLSKGLDLFESCLLRMEDNSLLHQYLEFRTFINVPQDLVKVMTLCPIEHLRKKSLNILQLFIDKFDAEGKYTLFRCLLKTSNHAGVEGYIIKNIKDQIHLSLTACDNVWFTGHHLISLLDLVLMLPEGAETDLLQNSDRIMASLNLLRYLVIKDCESDNQTGVWTTLAKIEQNFLKPLHVGLNMSKAHYEAEIKNKKENRKEAHSSNTVCSVTVGGEKMPAMTTEMQLQVLHSALFTFDLIESVLARVEELIEVKIKAVMDEHS from the exons ATGGCCGTTGATGAACTTCAAGCCATAGTACAAAGATGC caaATTCTGGAAGAAGCTGATTTCAAAGGAgaagattttaatttgtttcaggTAGCAGGTCAGAAATGTTTAGAAGATGGGTATGCAGCTCAGTTATTAGAAGTaattcaaaatgagaaaaataag GTTATCATCAAGAATATGGGTTGGAATCTCATCTCTCCTCTTGTTAGATGTATTTTCATGTATAAACAGGAAGATGATAAGCGAGAACACTGCCTGAAGATACTAGATCAGCTGGCACAG CTATGCAATCCCAAGGAACTTGTTTTGAGTTTACTTGAACAGATTGAGCAGACCTCTGGAGAGCAAGTGTGCCAAACTGTCATGTTACTGCTTCAGCCTTTGCAGACAG TGCTTTTGAAACTTCAGAACAAGAAGGCCTACTCGGTGGGTTTATCTTTGGCCATGATTATGAACCAGCTTACTCCCTTACCTGTACCTTATACGAAGCAACAAATAGAAGAAGATAAACTTGGTCTCTGTCAATGTTGTAATGCAGTGGTGGACTTTGCTAAACCTTTTGTGAGTGAATTGgttaaaaacatggaaaagtCGTCAGAATACAATGACATGGAGCTGAAAGAAGAGTTACTAAAATT ctgtatGAAAAGCCTGAAATACCCATTATTGACAGCTCAGCTTGAGCAACTTGAAGGCATTGCAGAACATCCCTTTCGGCATTTTGCAGCTAAAATTATA GACGTTTTGTGGGACATAAGAGAATTGATACCACTAGTGTTTCTACGGCGTAAAGACAAAAGTCTCCACTGGGAGAATCAGGAGTTTGCGGAGATGGAGCAGAAGAATTCTGCAGATTCTTTGGCATGTCTGTCATATCTGATATTTGTTCAGCATTTTGGTATTCATTGCTTTCCAATGGTATTTAG TCCATCATACCTTCTGCAATGCAATATGACGCATATTGGAGTGCTACTGAAAAG aacagAAGAATCTATGTTATCTAAAGGACTt GATCTGTTTGAGAGCTGTTTATTGAGAATGGAAGATAATAGCCTTCTCCATCAGTATTTAGAATTCAGAACTTTTATTAATGTACCTCAG GATTTGGTGAAAGTTATGACCCTTTGTCCCATAGAGCATCTG agaaagaagagtttaaatattttgcagttgttCATAGACAAGTTTGACGCAGAGGGAAAATATACATTATTCAG GTGTTTATTGAAGACAAGCAACCATGCTGGTGTGGAAGGATACATtatcaaaaatataaaagatcAGATTCACTTATCGTTAACG GCATGTGACAACGTTTGGTTTACAGGACATCACCTGATCTCACTTCTAGATTTAGTGCTTATGCTTCCAGAAGGTGCTGAGACAGATCTTCTCCAAAACTCAGATAG gATTATGGCGTCACTAAATCTACTGAGATACTTAGTCATTAAGGATTGTGAAAGCGATAATCAA ACAGGTGTATGGACCACACTTGCCAAGATTGagcaaaattttttaaaaccactGCATGTAGGACTCAATATGTCAAAAGCACACtatgaagcagaaataaagaacaagaaagaaaacagaaaag AGGCACACAGTTCTAACACAGTTTGTTCTGTAACTGTTGGTGGGGAAAAGATGCCTGCCATGACCACTGAAATGCAGCTTCAG GTTTTACACTCGGCTCTCTTCACGTTTGACTTAATAGAAAGCGTTCTAGCTCGAGTAGAAGAACTCattgaagtgaaaataaaagctgtaatGGATGAGCATAGTTAG
- the GLMN gene encoding glomulin isoform X1 encodes MAVDELQAIVQRCQILEEADFKGEDFNLFQVAGQKCLEDGYAAQLLEVIQNEKNKVIIKNMGWNLISPLVRCIFMYKQEDDKREHCLKILDQLAQLCNPKELVLSLLEQIEQTSGEQVCQTVMLLLQPLQTVLLKLQNKKAYSVGLSLAMIMNQLTPLPVPYTKQQIEEDKLGLCQCCNAVVDFAKPFVSELVKNMEKSSEYNDMELKEELLKFCMKSLKYPLLTAQLEQLEGIAEHPFRHFAAKIIDVLWDIRELIPLVFLRRKDKSLHWENQEFAEMEQKNSADSLACLSYLIFVQHFGIHCFPMVFSPSYLLQCNMTHIGVLLKRTEESMLSKGLDLFESCLLRMEDNSLLHQYLEFRTFINVPQDLVKVMTLCPIEHLRKKSLNILQLFIDKFDAEGKYTLFRCLLKTSNHAGVEGYIIKNIKDQIHLSLTKACDNVWFTGHHLISLLDLVLMLPEGAETDLLQNSDRIMASLNLLRYLVIKDCESDNQTGVWTTLAKIEQNFLKPLHVGLNMSKAHYEAEIKNKKENRKEAHSSNTVCSVTVGGEKMPAMTTEMQLQVLHSALFTFDLIESVLARVEELIEVKIKAVMDEHS; translated from the exons ATGGCCGTTGATGAACTTCAAGCCATAGTACAAAGATGC caaATTCTGGAAGAAGCTGATTTCAAAGGAgaagattttaatttgtttcaggTAGCAGGTCAGAAATGTTTAGAAGATGGGTATGCAGCTCAGTTATTAGAAGTaattcaaaatgagaaaaataag GTTATCATCAAGAATATGGGTTGGAATCTCATCTCTCCTCTTGTTAGATGTATTTTCATGTATAAACAGGAAGATGATAAGCGAGAACACTGCCTGAAGATACTAGATCAGCTGGCACAG CTATGCAATCCCAAGGAACTTGTTTTGAGTTTACTTGAACAGATTGAGCAGACCTCTGGAGAGCAAGTGTGCCAAACTGTCATGTTACTGCTTCAGCCTTTGCAGACAG TGCTTTTGAAACTTCAGAACAAGAAGGCCTACTCGGTGGGTTTATCTTTGGCCATGATTATGAACCAGCTTACTCCCTTACCTGTACCTTATACGAAGCAACAAATAGAAGAAGATAAACTTGGTCTCTGTCAATGTTGTAATGCAGTGGTGGACTTTGCTAAACCTTTTGTGAGTGAATTGgttaaaaacatggaaaagtCGTCAGAATACAATGACATGGAGCTGAAAGAAGAGTTACTAAAATT ctgtatGAAAAGCCTGAAATACCCATTATTGACAGCTCAGCTTGAGCAACTTGAAGGCATTGCAGAACATCCCTTTCGGCATTTTGCAGCTAAAATTATA GACGTTTTGTGGGACATAAGAGAATTGATACCACTAGTGTTTCTACGGCGTAAAGACAAAAGTCTCCACTGGGAGAATCAGGAGTTTGCGGAGATGGAGCAGAAGAATTCTGCAGATTCTTTGGCATGTCTGTCATATCTGATATTTGTTCAGCATTTTGGTATTCATTGCTTTCCAATGGTATTTAG TCCATCATACCTTCTGCAATGCAATATGACGCATATTGGAGTGCTACTGAAAAG aacagAAGAATCTATGTTATCTAAAGGACTt GATCTGTTTGAGAGCTGTTTATTGAGAATGGAAGATAATAGCCTTCTCCATCAGTATTTAGAATTCAGAACTTTTATTAATGTACCTCAG GATTTGGTGAAAGTTATGACCCTTTGTCCCATAGAGCATCTG agaaagaagagtttaaatattttgcagttgttCATAGACAAGTTTGACGCAGAGGGAAAATATACATTATTCAG GTGTTTATTGAAGACAAGCAACCATGCTGGTGTGGAAGGATACATtatcaaaaatataaaagatcAGATTCACTTATCGTTAACG AAGGCATGTGACAACGTTTGGTTTACAGGACATCACCTGATCTCACTTCTAGATTTAGTGCTTATGCTTCCAGAAGGTGCTGAGACAGATCTTCTCCAAAACTCAGATAG gATTATGGCGTCACTAAATCTACTGAGATACTTAGTCATTAAGGATTGTGAAAGCGATAATCAA ACAGGTGTATGGACCACACTTGCCAAGATTGagcaaaattttttaaaaccactGCATGTAGGACTCAATATGTCAAAAGCACACtatgaagcagaaataaagaacaagaaagaaaacagaaaag AGGCACACAGTTCTAACACAGTTTGTTCTGTAACTGTTGGTGGGGAAAAGATGCCTGCCATGACCACTGAAATGCAGCTTCAG GTTTTACACTCGGCTCTCTTCACGTTTGACTTAATAGAAAGCGTTCTAGCTCGAGTAGAAGAACTCattgaagtgaaaataaaagctgtaatGGATGAGCATAGTTAG